The Cygnus atratus isolate AKBS03 ecotype Queensland, Australia chromosome 21, CAtr_DNAZoo_HiC_assembly, whole genome shotgun sequence sequence TACTACGTCCCCAGCTATGAGGAGGTGATGAATGCAGGCTACTCTGAGCCCCATAACCCGGACAGGAGCCACAGGCTCAGCGTCTCACTGCCCTCCTATGAGTCACTGACTGGGCTTGACGAGGGCgcacagccccagggagcaGTCAGCACGGAGCCAAGCGTGGAGCCCGGCACAGAGCGGCCTCCTGGTCGGCACAGCTCACGCCTGAGCAAGCGCCTGAAGCCCCTGAAGGTGCGGAGGATCAAGTCAGAGAAGCTGCACCTCAAGGACATCCGTCTCAACCTCGCCGACGGGAGCAGCACCCACCCCATCACGATCGAGCCACTGACACCCCCGCCAAAGTATGAGGAGATCCAGGAGAAAGCGCTGGAGAGCCAACAGATTACATAGAGAGGAGAATTTGGTGATTCTGCGGGTTGAAAACACTTGGAGAGGCTTGGGCAGAGGGTGCGGGAGCATTTGGCACTCCCTGGATGCTGAAATATTGAGGGAGCAGTCGATGGAGACTGCGGCATTGCACGGACAGGACCATCTCTTCCCAGGATGGTGTTGTGTCAGATACCACAGGGAAATGTCAATGTGTCTGCTGCTGTGAGGGACACAAAGGTCGGAAGGACTGGAtatgtgttttgtgttgttttaaattaaggaCAGCCTAAcgtatttttctcctttgtgccTTGCCTCAACAAGAGGTTTTGAAGCCACCCAACTGCTATTTAGCAAGaattttccaaaaggaaaaaggaaatgttctttttttttttttttttggtcttttctttcagagtaaGGCAAGCAAAAGTGTCAGATCAGTGCCGTAGCTGTTCTCTGCTCCAGTCACCGGTGGGGTTGGGATAGCGGCATGGGGCCAGCCCAAGCCCATGCAGAGTTGTGTGCTTGCTGgtgcaaaacagaatgaaatgagCCCTTAAACTTGTCAGACTTGTAGGTAAGGCTTTACCCGTAGGAAGTTTCTTACTGGCATCAGTGCCCGTGCTCCTGTGGGAGAGGACTGTATTTCTTGCCTCGGTGGTTTTCTCTTTGTGCGTTGTGTTGGGAATTGAAGGGACAGTTGGTAAATGcagggggctgggagctgcagtaATGTACCTCTGCCAAGAGGTGTTCAAGACTTTCTGGGTGCAAAACGACTGTAGAGCGTGCTGTGCAAGCAGaccttttctaaataaatattttgtacatggtgtgtgtgtgtgtgtgcatttgtgcaCAGATGGCTGTTCCCACAGAATGTAAGCCAGAGCTGCATGAAATCAGGCAACTGTTTTAGGATGGATGCTGCTCCTCTGTCATCCTGGAGCTACGCTACCTCCTGAGCTTGCAGCAATGCCATGGCCTACAAAGTCATGAGCATCCTGCATTCTCAGCCACGTATTCCCTCACCTCGTTTGAATGTGAAGGGGTGGATGGAGATCTAAAACTCTCCCAAGTTTGTAGCAGATGTccatgctgtgtttttgttgagAGGATGCTGATATTGGTGTAGGTACGACCTGTCCAATGGAGGTTGACTTGGTGATAGGGTAAGCAAAAGCTATGAGAAGAGTGCAAATGGccaaaacaaagacaagaaagagATTCTGGTCCAAATCCATATAACAGTATATCTGGTGATTTATGGCTTCATATTCCATCttattatttctattactgTAATCACAGGATATTCACTTGGTTGTTCCCCAAAGGACAGCATGATCTCAGATGGGCAGAATAGCATCATATAATAAGGGTCTTCCTCAATCAAACGAAGGGAAAAAGAGTAATGGAAGATCATTTTAACTTTCCCCCAGCCTCATGTGCCTCAAAGAGCCTGCCCCCAGTGGGAAGCAAGTGCTTTAATTCCTTGCTGAGTTAGCAGGTTCTTCCTAGGGTGTGACTCTGGTCAAAACATTGGACCCTGAAATCTTCCATGAAAGATATATCTGCAGGAACACAAAGTCCTCTCTCCCTGGTGACAAAATGCAACCGTAACAGTTGTCCTGCAAAATGTAGATAAATGTCAGGTTAATAATGTGAGGTCTTTTGTCTGAGTGGTTGGGTGTTGCTGCTTTACCAGGACATCCTGTGTCATGAAACAATCTGGGAAAAGCAGAATCTTTCTCAGTGCGCAGTAGAGGAACGAAGCTGAGAAACTGATATAGAATGTAGTGACCACAGTGAAACGTCGTGTGACCAGTGTAAGAATTCTGTGACAAATGTGCAGATGGCTAATGAATATCTGCTCCTTGAACTCTGGTAGTATTtggaaagcagggaaaaatgtGTGATGCTAAGGAAGGTGAGTGCTTTCCACATTTTGACCGTCACTGTATGAGGATGGCTCATCCTCTGTGTGAAGGTGAGGTTATACTGCAATATATATCGTCGATGGTAAGAGTAGTTATTCCTGAAGGTGAATATGAAGAAGGGGAGAGATGGCAGCTGTCTTCACCGACATCCTACATGCACCTAACCCAGATCTCATGCTGTTTAGCTCAGGTAATAAACATGTGCTTGTATTTGAGAAATTGGAATGCGTTTCCCTACACAGTGTCTAAatttgcatgtatatttttGCATCTCTGGATGGTCAGTCATGTTCAGGGGCAACTCCTGGGATATACAGACCTGGTATTCGTGTCATGGAGGAAGCCTCATGTTATTGTTAAAAAGCATCACTGATATGCTGGATTTGGGCTGCAAAACCTCTGCTGTTATTTTCCAGTGCAAAACTCTTGCAGGGATGGAAAAGTAAGGAGACATTGGCAGCAAACCATGCATTTGTGCTTCCTGGTGAGCAAAGGGTGACAAATGGCTGTGGTGCCGCCGATCATATCCAAGGtcagcagcctggctgccatCCAGGAGCAGCCCCATTGTTTGGGGTGGAAATTTGGGTTGTGCCAAGCATTGAAGCAGTCttagaaatacaggaaaaactTTGCATGCAGTGTTTTTTGCAGATTGGGTAATTATTTTGGGGGGCAGGgaagtgctgtgtttttgcaaGCATGCTTCTAAGCTGAGTTGTATGGGACTCAGCAGCCCAGTGTTGCAACATCTGAGCATGGAGTGCAATACCCCTTCTCACTAATCTTGTTAGTTTTGCTGTGGGTGTGGTACATGTCCCCGGGGAGGTTTGTGGTGGTTTCCATGGcctctctcagccttcccaAGGCTGCTGACACCTGCCAGCATactgggtgctgggggagatCTTTTGACCCTTTTTAAGGTCTAAATCTCGCATATGGTGATGTATTTGTGTTCCTGTATTGAAACGTGAAGGGAGTGTGAACGATCTGTGCAGGCAGAAGGACGTAGAGCGTGAGGCAGGATCAGGCCTGGCTCTTGCCCTCAGCTCACGGTGGCGGCCATCATGGCGGCCCGGTTGCCATGGCGACGGcggcagggatggggaggcaCTGCGAAATGGCGCCTTGGGGACGCGTGAGGCCACGGTGGCAGGGTGCAGCCCTCGTCACAGCAACCTGGGCTTAGATCTCAATTTAATTAATCCCCTCTCCACAGCGGAATAACCCTCACCATCACAGGGCAGCCCAAGGGCCTTGGTGAATCACAGGTGGCGGGCAATATAATACATGCTTTCAAATAAAGAATaagttaaaaaagcaaaaaatgttctCTGGCAGGCTCAGACAGGTAGGCTGCATGACAAACTGTTTTCATACATGCAGAACAAAAGTCCTGTGAGAAACGAGAGCTGCAGTCTGCACTGACACAGAGCTGTGTTGTGCTGCCAGGCCAGTTGCTTggaaaaaggggagggaaaaaaaaaaagcaaaaaacaaaacaaacaaaaaggaaatcagtAGGGAGTCAGCTGGCTTTGGTTTCACAGGGGTTTCCCTGGCTACTGCAGGGTACAGGGAGGAGCAAAGGGATGGGTGTGCAGACCCAGGTCCCTTGGCTCTGTAAATAACTTTACTGCTTTATTGCAAGAACCAGCAGCATATGAGGTGGTGAAGTTGTTCCTGGCTCAGTTGCATGTGTTGCAGGGGGGATTACTAAATGAGTAATGTATATTATGTTCTGATTTTTGAGGATTGCTGGTGAAAAGGTAATACCATGAGAGCCTTCCTACGGAGCTCAGATGGGTGTTTTCAGCTGAAGCCACAAACAACCACGATCGGGAGACACGAAGGGTCAGACATTGTGCTGAAGGTATGAGAAAGCTGCGGGACTCCTGGGTGGACAGTGGGTGGAGAAGTTATTGGTTGGGAATTAGAGGGAGAGGAGTCTGGTTGTGCTGGCAGACAGCTCTGTCATTAGTGAGGGTGCAGGTAGGGTGATGGACTGCAAttcaaaaatgcaaagcatAGAGTCTAACAGCCTATTTGCATGCTTTGGATGCAGGTGGGGTGGTGCACAGCAAGCCTAAATGCCAAGAGTAGTGGCTAACAGCATATTCACATGGAGAAGTACAGCAAGGAGAGGAGGGCTGGGCAAATCGGCAGCAGTAACACAGCTCTGGTTGCTTTCTGAGGTTTTCGTCTCTTGCTCGCTGATCGGTTTTGTCAGTCTGCAGGGGTAGAGGATCATCACGCGGCCCTCGAGTTCGCCGGCTGGGAGAATGGGTTTGTCCTGCAGGACCTCAATTCTCCCCAGGGCACCTTTGTGAACGGCTGCCAAGTGCAAAACGCGGCTGTGCGAGTGAGCCCAGGCGACATCCTGCACTTCGGGGCGCAGGGAGCATCCTTTGAGCTAGTGGTCGATGGAGTCCCCCAGGTAAAGCAAATGCTGGCTACCAAGGCTGTTAAATGGGCATGTGACTGTCAGGCAGCCACCTTGCTTTAGCCACTCATGGCTGCTCAtagaaggaggggaaaaaaaaaaatacccaccaACAAGAGCCCAGCTGTATGTGATGTGGAGGGGAGCTGTGCTTCAGAGGAATCAGGGCATGCTCTCTGGTGCAGGCTTGTTTCTTAAATCATCAGGAAGCGtgagggagaaataaaaagctcGAGCTCCCTCTGCTGAAAAAACTCAGGCACCTCAGTAGGGTGAAGAAAGCATGGAGCAGGTTTCCTAACAGCAAGGCCAACATAACAACAGAGGTAGGTCTTGGGAAGTTGTGAAAGCGTTGGAAAATGACCTTTacctgtgttttcatttaatctttCTTCAGAGGCCACTTAGTAACAGACTAGCGTTAAAGATCCAGCTgagagcaaatgaaaaaatgaaggcaTTGCTGGTGCTTTGCTTGGCAATGCTGCGCACAGCTGCAGACTCTGTGTTGTTCTGCACAGCAAGGCCAAAGCATCACAGCTTGTCTTGTGGGCATGATAGAAATCCCAAGCAATGGTAAACATGGAAGGAATGTGATCCAATGCAGTGATTCCCCAGGAAAAGTACCAAGGCAGAATGGCAGTGGAGGTTGTTGAGCTTCTGGGTTATTAGAGTATACAGATCCCTATGATTTGTATTGTTGCGTCATTGAGGAATCCTAGACAATAGAAACTGAGCAAGAGTGCTGGAAAATTGTGTGTGTGGCGTGCCAGGTAGTGGCGTGCTGCTGAGTCTGGCCTTGTAGCCCAGCCTATGTATGATTCAAATGTAATGCAGGCCATTTGTTCACCCAggtactgttttatttatgtctCAGCAAGGTTCCTGGTGTAGGGAGATGACCTTGTGAATCCTAATGAGGCCAGAAATCTTAggccaaggggaaaaaaaatgcattgctgcAGGATGAAGCCGTGCAGCTGGCGTGCAAATTCTGGGCAGGTAAAGCTTGCTCCTGCTGAAGCACcaagcattttaatttcctaaagTATGTGCGTAGCCTGCACACAAAAATGCAGTTATGCACAGTGGCACAGAAAAAGCACTGTCAGTGCCTCTTTATTGCTCTGGGCTTTATGATCCTTCTTTGATATACTAGCTTTGAAGCCTGACACCGCTGACTGCAGAGAGTAAATCACTTCTATATTTCGCTGTGTGAAGTGTTTACAGTGTTTAATATAGGGaggcctctctctctctcattttcagtgGTATTAAAGATGAACATGTTTTAAAGAAGAGCAGCACCCGGCTAAGAGAGCTAAGTTCtccattatgaaaaataaatccaaagctCTGAAAGTGTAACAGCATGTCAAGCAGACTGGCAATCTCTGCCTTTTCTTGTCAGCATTAGAAATGGAGGGTGGCTGTGCTTTATGCAGCAGCAGGTCAACCGCAGCTAGTGCCTTACTGCAGCTTTCTCCCTTGTCTGGAAAATCAGCAAGCTCCAAGCTGTGCCGGGGCTGAGGCCACGTTGCCAGATATTTATTTATGGGCTGGCATAACTTGAAATTGAGGGCTGCTTCTCAGCCAGTGTGCAGGACCTTAACGTTGGCTTGTCTTCATGATAGCTAGAAGTGATACTTATAGGGATAATAGCATAAGGAGTCCTAATTACATGTCGGACATGCACAGTGTAAGGCTGGGGAAATGTGATTGCAAGGCAGGTGTGCAATGAGAGGCTTTGTTTCAGGATatcaaaagagagaaatgacagTGTAGAAGTGCTTGTGTGTGTTCCAGGAAAAACCCAGAACGAGCGCATACAAATTTTGCAAATGACACACAGAATGAGGGTAGTCTGGTCTAGAGAGGGAGTGAAGAGCTCCAATAACGTCAAAGCCCCAAAATGTGTATATTGCAGGTAAGCGTTTAGGCTTCAGGCTACCGATCCGATCAAATGACCATGGGAATGGGAAAGGACTGGAAGTATGCTTCCACTCAGGCCTGTACCTGTATTTAATGTTACATCTTTGCACACACGCATCAGGGGCTGGAAAGCCTTCTTATGCTCTTGCTAATAACACAGTCTCTTTCCACCGCAGACGTCCTATCCGCCAGTGAAACGTCGCACAGCATGGGCTGGGCAGCTCCAGGTGGCTGCAAATCCCCAGCGCTGCTCTGCCGTGTCTCCTGCCCATCTCCCATTGCTGCAGTCCCAGCATCGCCCCAGCACTTTGAGCAGCTGGGCTCCTGCCGttgccagccccgtgccccatCCGCCGCTCCAGAAGCGACCCCTGAGTGCCTGGACCAGGAGTGCGACTGCCTCCAGCCCTCCAGATGCTTTCAGTTGGCCCCCCACAGAAAGGCCAGGTACTTCCTGATGGCTGCAGGAGTTAGTTGTAATATGACAGCAAAGAAATTGTTGGTGCCAAGCAGGAAGACCGCTTCCACCCATGTTTTCCCAGAAGTTTGTAGCCTTATGTCCTCTCAGATCAACTCAGCACTGAGCAGAGCTGATCCAAGCAGAGATGTTTTTGATTCGTGCCGATAAATGACGAGTGTCGCAGGCAATTGGTTGTGAGTCCTTGTCATGTGAAGCTAATCGGGGTCTGTGTGCCATCAGTGGTATTTGGGTCGGTTAGGAAATGTGCCATGACAACCTACGGGGAAAGCCATTGCCTCGGTAACTTCGGTGGCATTTCCTCTTCCTTGTTCCTCGTGTGTGATCCCGAAGGCGATTACAGACTTTATCTTCATCGATGACTCATGCACCTATTCCAGTCTGTTTGTAGTGGTGGGTTGGTTCCTTTGATGTGTGGTTCCTGGCTGCCTCCAGCAAAGGAACATAAAAGTAGATCTGTATCTGATatgtttctttaaagagaaatatgcTATAGAAGTGAAGCAAAGGCAAGGGTTTGTGGGTATGAACTGATGGAACAGTATAACTATGGAAGAAGATTGTTGCCATGAAGGTAGTTTGTTATATCAGGATACATGATCTCGTGGTTTTTGTGGTTTCATAGAAtgtcctgagttggaagggacccacaaagatcatcaagtccagctcctggttCCACACAGAAGCACTCAAAAATTAAGCCGTATATCAGTAGtgtttgtgctttattttgtgtttttaacagTCAGAGGGAATAGAAAGTCACTAGTAAACTGCCAAATTATACCTAGTGCTCCAGAGCAAAGGACATTACTGTGCAGTCACAGCTGCACAGCATAAAGCCATGCACACAACTTGAAATCCCAGTGAAGGTGACAGGAATGAAGCTCGTGCTCCAAGGTAGCACAGCttcatttgatttttgaaataGAGCCAAAGGGATCTGTGTGTGTTAATCCTAGTGAACTTTTAACTATTCCCATGCTGTAAGCAATGCAAATTGACCTTCTTTCTTTGCGGCTGGACAGGGTTAAAAACTCAGAGGAGCCTTCAgttctgtgtctgtgtgccTTGGAGGCTTTGTTTCCCAGAGTTGTATTATTCCTCTCTATTGTGTAGACTGTTTGCACTGGTGGGGATCTTTGTAGTGCCAAACAGGTGGCTAGTGTGTGAGTGTGAGCCAAGCTTCAGACTGTAAAGTAGCCACTGCCCGCAAGTAGGTTTTGGACAAGTGAGAGAGAACCTCACAAAGCGCTACTCCTGCCTCCTCATACAGCactattttcttatatttcttatattttatatgtatatttcttaTACAGCTACTATATTCTTTTCTATCTTTCAGCCTGGACCACAACCTCAGGCAATGATCCAAGTAGTGGGGCAGGAGCCCCTTTCCTGAGGATTCATAGCGTGGATTGCCTTCTGCAGGAAAAGGTGATCCTGCAGAAAGGGTGAGGGATGCAGCTCATggccctgccctggggaaaAGTGTGGTGAGAGCGATTGCATGGGCTGGTAGAGGACAAAGTGtgcaaaatgtgtgtgtgtgtgtgaccaAGAGTCCCAGCAATGTGCAGGGAACTGGGAACCACTGGGTGCGTGGAGGACCTGGGTTCTCTGGGAATTCAGGgggtgaggagggagaaggCATCAGCTGTGTCTGAAAAGCATGGGTGTCACAGGGTGACTGCAGTGTGCTGTTAATGAGAGAAGGCTATCCTCATCCAAAACTGTGTGCTTTATGGAAATTAAGCAGTTACCCTATAGAAGCAGGCAGCCTGGTGTCTGTAACTGCAGACTGACAGACGGCACATGGAACCTGCCCGCAGGATGAAAAGCTGCTgagactggaaaagaaaatcagtcgTCTCTCCGGTTTTGAAGCAGaatcaaagcagaaagataCAGTGATAAGGAGTCTTCAGGACAAAATTGCAGCGATGGCCAAGACCATGGCCCAGGCTGCTGCTAGAAGTGATGTGGAGCTGACCCAAAAGCTTCTAACATTTGACAGAGAAATCAGAGccaaaacagaagagattaaaaCCTTAAAGGAACAGGTACACGGTGCCTAAACAGGCACACTCTGTTGAAAATAGTGTTCTGATACATACGGGTTTTGAACTGAGCACCTCATtcagagggggaggaggaggtagCATGTGTGGAATGAAGGGGAACGAGAGAGGTGGTTTTAGATGGTTGCTGTGTTTTACCCACATGATTGCTTGTTTGGTAATTTTCCCATAACAAAGCTGGGAATCAAATTTCCCATTTATGTGGTAGGACCTGTGATGCCGTGGTGGGAAGAGAAACATAAGTCTGAACTACTTTTGGTGGAGAAAAGCCATGTGCAATCCCTCTAGGCCAGGCTGCCTGaccctttttctcccccatgCCTCTCTTCCCCCAAGAACAGAGCCAGCGTTTGCATTTGCAGGGGACATTATGGTCCCAAGGGCAAAGAAGCCCTTTGGCATCCAAGTGAAAAGAGGTGGCCAGGCAGAAGGGCATGGCCATATTGGTGTCCTGTCCAGGGATATGCTATTATGTTATAGGTGGGAAGTCAATTCctactttctgctttttgcctgTGGGGTGGTGATGTGCAGAAGTAGACAGTGCAGATTATTCTCTGCTCCTGATACTGTGCTTGTGGCAGAAACGTGAGTGTGACTGCTAACACCTATGGATCTGTGTTTGTGAGCAATAAGTATATATGCAGAGCGAAGGCTATAAATCTAAGGATATTTCTGCCTGTTTCTGCAGTAGCACTATCCACCAGCCCAAGCTGTATGTTCTCGGGATTATAGCCAGCATGAGACATTGTCTCTTTGTGCCTTTGATATCAGGCTTTTGGTGTGAACGGCCAAAATGTTGATAGGCAGATCCTATCCAAAGCAATTACTCCAAAGAATTAGCCCAGGATAGTAATGAGTAACCTGACCAAACTGTGACTGTCTTTGAGGGTTCATGAAAAGTTAATGGCAGTCAGAAACCAGTGCAGTCTCTGTGAAGCTTGGGAGGAGCTgagtttgcatttaaaacaaaagcaagcgTATTGGAGCCACAAAGTTACCTGGTGAGGAACATtaagttattttctgtattttagatCAGTGACTTGCAGAAAGATTCAAGTGAAATTTTTAGCCATTCTCTTTATGAAAGAGACCTGGAAATTGGAAGCCTGAGAAAAGAAAGCGAGAAGCTAAAGAAGGATCACACTTTGACCACAGGTATTTTTGCCTTGATATTTCATGGGAGCTCCTCACAGAGGCACGAAACAGCTGAGGGCTGGCTTTGGAAAGTGACCATGCATTTGCAAGATTGTCTGGCAGCAGCTACTTTGTAGTGGCTGGGAAAAATTGTCCCACTTCATGTTCTGTTTCTTGAAGCTCTGTGGGATTTGCAGGTAGTTGCTGGCATAAGGAGCCCCACAGGAGTGAGGGAGGAAGTGAAGACAGAAGGCAGAGAGTGATGGGACAGAACtgtgttaaaaagaaagcacagcatAAAGTGCTGACTGCAGGGCAAAGCCCCGAGCTGCTCAGATTGGGTTCTGCTGGTTGGACTGCAGAAGCCTGTGCATGCTCTTTGCACACTCATTGTCAGGCTCTGAGTTACCACATGGCTGCAAAGGCTGCCTCTAACCACAAGCCTGTTCCAATTGCCTTTATCTCAGCACTTATCATTCCCTAGGAATGTGATGTGAACATAAAATAGttgctgtttttccccaaacagcCATTGGCTCTGCGCTGAGATTAGTGAAACTGTTCTGCGTCGTTTCTGTGGTCCGAGGTAATCTGCTCATAACAGTGCTTAGCAGGGAGAAGAGCTCAGAGCTTTGGCCCCAATGCAGAAATGTAAGGGAAACAGATCTGTAAGAGAGCTGCTCGTCCTCCTGGGAGCATATGCTGCAGGGCCAGTGGGGACTTGTTAACGATGTTGTCGTGGAATAATGTCCAGCACGGCTTGCCAAGAGCTGGAGCCGCTCTCCAAGTCAGACAGTTGTCAGATGGAGACTCGCCACTCGGTGCCCGGAGGGCTTCTGCAGGGAAATGCTTTGGTTTCCTCTTGCCCAAATTGTTTTCCACAGGTCTAGTGACCAGCCTGCAAAGGGAGATTGCTGCGAAGGAGCAGAAAATTCAGCAACTCAAGCAGGACgtggagaaaataaagaaggcaaacagagaaaaggaCAACCAGCTGGCAGTTGTGTCTGCCAAGGTTAGCACCCC is a genomic window containing:
- the TMEM51 gene encoding transmembrane protein 51, with protein sequence MAQSRANGSHYALTAIGLGMLVLGIIMAVWNLVPGFGPTDKPTAHSSNSSKPDRGSGGILKSKTFSVAYVLVAAGLLLLLLSICLNIRDKKRRSEDITRVQHQASAEPSQQEDSQEEDEDTSSRYYVPSYEEVMNAGYSEPHNPDRSHRLSVSLPSYESLTGLDEGAQPQGAVSTEPSVEPGTERPPGRHSSRLSKRLKPLKVRRIKSEKLHLKDIRLNLADGSSTHPITIEPLTPPPKYEEIQEKALESQQIT